In Hymenobacter volaticus, the genomic window ATCGGCCTTGAACGGCTCCAAGCTGGCCTGATAGCCATTGTCGACGCCGGCCACCAAGCCGGGGCCGTTGACGGCAAACTGCACTAGGTTGGCCGCGTCGGGTACCAAGTTGCCGGCGGCATCCAGCACTCTTACAGTAAGGAAGGACAAATCTTTGCCGTCGGCTTGCAGCTTGCTGCGGTCGGCGGTTAGTTCGATTTTGGCGGCGGGGGCAGTCGTGTTGATGGTGCGCGTCAGCACGGTTTGGCCGCCTTTGCGCGACACTGCTTGCAAAGTGCCGGGGGCGTAGGGCACGCGCCACAGCACGTGCAAATCGGCGCCTTGCTTTTTGCGGGTGCCCAGCGACTTGCCGTTGAGTAGTAGCTCCACTTCGTCGGCTTGGCTGTAGTAGGCCCACACGTCCACGGTTTGGCCGGGGCGCCAGTTCCAGTGCGGCAACAAGTGCAGTACGGGCTGGTTGGTCCACTCGCTTTGGTAGAGATAGTAGGCATCCTTGGGAAAGCCGGCCAGGTCGATGACGCCGAAATAAGAGCTGTGCGCCGGCCAGGGGTAGGGGAGCGGCTCGCCGAGGTAGTCGAAGCCGCTCCACACAAAGGTGCCGGTCAGGTGCGGGTTCTGCTTGATGGCGCCCCAGGCGGCCTCGTGCGTGGCGCCCCAGTAGGGTCGGGCGTTGTCGTAGCTGGAAGCCGTGAAGTCGAGGTTGCCGGTGGTAAGCTTGGTTTTGCCGTCCAGCGGCCAGATGCGGACACTATCGGACGGCAGGTCGTAGTGCCCACGGGTTTCGAAAGCCGCCGCGGTTTCGGTGGCCAGAAAGATTTGGCCGGGAAAGCGCTGAGGCAGCTTGGGATATTCCGCGTGCTTGTAGTTGAAGCTCAGCACATCGAGCACGCCGGCCTGGCTGATAAAATTCTTGTCGGGCTCCTGCTCGGTCAGGGCCGAGGTCACGGGCCGGGT contains:
- a CDS encoding glycoside hydrolase family 2 TIM barrel-domain containing protein, producing MGCNAIRMSHNPPAPELLDLCDRMGFLVMDEAFDMWQKKKNGKDYHLDFKHWHRRDLEDQIRRDRNHPSVFIWSIGNEIREQFDSTGTRLAKELTALVKQLDSTRPVTSALTEQEPDKNFISQAGVLDVLSFNYKHAEYPKLPQRFPGQIFLATETAAAFETRGHYDLPSDSVRIWPLDGKTKLTTGNLDFTASSYDNARPYWGATHEAAWGAIKQNPHLTGTFVWSGFDYLGEPLPYPWPAHSSYFGVIDLAGFPKDAYYLYQSEWTNQPVLHLLPHWNWRPGQTVDVWAYYSQADEVELLLNGKSLGTRKKQGADLHVLWRVPYAPGTLQAVSRKGGQTVLTRTINTTAPAAKIELTADRSKLQADGKDLSFLTVRVLDAAGNLVPDAANLVQFAVNGPGLVAGVDNGYQASLEPFKADSRKAYNGMCLAIIQTTEKEGTITVQATADNLTPAAVTLTSTAAPGAFSGKEQASQSHAAKN